In Flammeovirgaceae bacterium 311, one DNA window encodes the following:
- a CDS encoding hypothetical protein (COG2244 Membrane protein involved in the export of O-antigen and teichoic acid), which translates to MSSLKKLASDTALYGISSILGRVLNYLLVIVHTRVFVAGEFGMLTELYAYVAFFNVLYTYGMETAFFRFATKNKADSKTVFHTAFTSIFCSSLIISMLLALLAYPIMDWLDYEGKEHIVYWLAALMAIDAITAIPFAKLRLDNRPILFVTAKLINIFLNIGLNLLFLLVLPRVMAGEWLPGFRDTAEMISVEGWDVEYVFLANLLANSALIVLLLPVWKQLRLRIEKLYWKPMLVYAYPLLLMGLAGATNEMLSRAMLRPLLPEGFYEGYDNEAALGIFGACYKLSIFMMLAIQAFRYASEPFFFSKAEEKGSTAVFATVMHYFIIVCCMILFAVTVNLPWIAPIFLKRDIYLEGLEVVPILLLAYLFFGVYVNLSIWFKLSDKTGYGTWFTGTGAALTIILNLLLIPVMGYVGAAIVTLIVYTYMATICLYYGQKHYPIPYRLGPAMVYIICTTIAAYLLLYLMPDSGWIVAAIGIGTTLLYIAGVVLYEKKGLRANL; encoded by the coding sequence ATGAGTAGCTTAAAAAAACTGGCCAGCGATACGGCCCTCTATGGCATCAGCAGCATTCTGGGCCGGGTACTGAACTACCTGCTCGTTATTGTGCACACCCGCGTTTTTGTAGCAGGTGAGTTTGGGATGTTAACAGAACTCTATGCCTATGTTGCGTTTTTCAACGTGCTCTATACCTATGGTATGGAAACCGCCTTTTTCCGCTTTGCTACCAAAAATAAAGCAGACAGCAAAACTGTTTTTCATACTGCTTTTACCTCAATCTTCTGCAGCAGCCTGATTATATCTATGCTCCTTGCCCTGCTGGCCTACCCTATTATGGATTGGCTTGATTATGAAGGCAAGGAACATATTGTATACTGGCTTGCAGCCCTGATGGCAATTGATGCCATTACGGCCATCCCTTTTGCCAAGCTGAGACTGGATAACAGACCAATTTTATTTGTTACTGCGAAACTCATCAACATCTTTCTGAATATTGGACTGAACCTGCTCTTCCTGCTGGTGCTGCCAAGGGTAATGGCTGGTGAATGGCTGCCCGGGTTTAGAGATACTGCCGAAATGATTTCTGTAGAAGGCTGGGATGTTGAGTATGTGTTTTTAGCTAACCTGCTGGCCAACAGCGCCTTGATTGTACTGCTGCTACCGGTGTGGAAACAACTGCGCCTGCGCATAGAAAAGCTTTACTGGAAACCTATGCTTGTGTATGCCTATCCCCTGCTCCTGATGGGGCTGGCAGGTGCCACAAATGAGATGCTCTCACGGGCCATGCTGCGACCTTTATTACCGGAAGGGTTTTATGAGGGCTATGACAATGAAGCTGCCCTGGGTATTTTTGGTGCCTGTTACAAGCTGTCAATTTTCATGATGCTGGCCATTCAGGCTTTCCGTTATGCCTCAGAACCCTTCTTCTTCAGTAAAGCCGAAGAGAAGGGCTCAACAGCAGTTTTTGCCACGGTAATGCATTACTTTATTATTGTTTGCTGCATGATCCTGTTTGCCGTAACGGTGAACCTGCCATGGATTGCCCCCATCTTTCTGAAAAGAGACATCTACCTGGAGGGACTGGAGGTTGTGCCTATCCTGCTGCTGGCCTACCTCTTCTTCGGCGTTTATGTAAACTTAAGTATCTGGTTTAAGCTATCGGATAAAACCGGCTATGGTACCTGGTTTACAGGAACCGGTGCTGCACTAACTATTATCTTAAACCTGCTGCTCATACCGGTTATGGGCTATGTGGGCGCTGCCATTGTAACGCTAATTGTTTATACCTACATGGCTACTATCTGTTTATATTACGGACAAAAACATTACCCAATTCCCTACAGGTTAGGTCCGGCCATGGTTTACATTATCTGCACCACCATAGCTGCCTATCTGCTGTTGTACCTGATGCCCGATTCGGGATGGATAGTGGCAGCCATTGGAATTGGCACTACCTTACTATATATAGCAGGGGTTGTATTATACGAAAAGAAAGGATTACGCGCCAACCTGTAA
- a CDS encoding enoyl-CoA hydratase/isomerase (COG1024 Enoyl-CoA hydratase/carnithine racemase): MNEFENLLLDINENGILFLTINRPDKMNALNSNTIEEIRTAIQRVYDDNTIRGVVITGAGDKAFVAGADIAELAELNEVNGRKFSEQGQEVFALIEHCHKPVIAAVNGFALGGGCELALACHMRVATQNARFGQPEVNLGIIPGYGGTQRLTQLVGKGKALEMMMTGDMLGAEEAKTLGLANHVVQNREALTDKCMELMEKITAKGPLAVGMVVDCVNAAYNPKQDGYQVEANSFASCCRTDDFKEGTTAFLEKRKAQFSGK; encoded by the coding sequence ATGAACGAATTTGAAAATCTGCTTCTGGATATAAATGAAAATGGCATCCTGTTCCTGACAATCAACCGTCCGGATAAAATGAATGCCCTGAACAGCAATACCATTGAAGAAATCCGCACCGCCATACAACGTGTGTACGACGACAATACCATTAGGGGTGTGGTAATTACAGGAGCCGGCGACAAAGCTTTTGTAGCCGGGGCTGATATTGCCGAACTGGCCGAGCTAAACGAAGTAAATGGCCGGAAGTTTTCTGAACAGGGCCAGGAAGTGTTTGCACTGATAGAACACTGCCATAAGCCAGTAATTGCAGCGGTAAATGGCTTTGCCTTAGGTGGCGGATGTGAACTGGCCCTGGCCTGCCATATGCGCGTTGCCACACAAAATGCCCGCTTTGGCCAGCCAGAAGTAAATCTGGGTATTATACCCGGCTACGGCGGCACCCAGCGGCTCACCCAGCTGGTGGGCAAAGGCAAAGCACTCGAGATGATGATGACAGGTGATATGCTGGGCGCTGAAGAGGCTAAAACTTTGGGACTGGCAAACCATGTGGTTCAAAACCGCGAAGCTCTTACAGATAAATGTATGGAGCTTATGGAAAAGATCACTGCCAAAGGCCCGCTTGCCGTGGGCATGGTGGTAGATTGTGTAAATGCAGCCTATAATCCAAAACAGGATGGTTACCAGGTAGAAGCAAACTCATTTGCCAGCTGCTGCCGCACTGATGATTTCAAAGAAGGCACCACTGCTTTTCTGGAAAAACGTAAGGCTCAATTTTCCGGAAAATAA
- a CDS encoding spore coat protein CotH, whose translation MKKLLLLLILIATAGHVSAQQVFSQHRVFLTTGDAILGNDVWHQSKSWVVAKDKYSGDPGEIDVTQYDDPELVQAATNFPGELKNRSIETTGNEGTGVGERLIVVVRRNHTLYLREHVLLSGNIILEPGAKLVFNKENGDKGRLEMIDMGATIFMRGMPASDIYSNSTYDSGNAADFLMIGQQSVNLEKINGLWINALPSPMADSKLGVIEVPIDAAFLKCLTNGTWSKDEVWTVEKLITILKCANPYLPLPVELLSLNVSTREAEVQLDWAVANEKDFSHYEVEWSADAQNFYYAGTVAGKGTEKGTPRYNFLHQPGQTGTLYYRLLAVDIDGAVEDKGMRVVRLGGEVFNVYASQGRLHINYNGPSNSNLAIMDTSGRLVSNSSLAAEGIETAGLRPGIYIVQISNVLERKTQRVLIY comes from the coding sequence ATGAAAAAACTGTTACTCCTCCTCATCCTGATTGCCACAGCCGGACATGTGTCTGCTCAGCAGGTTTTTAGTCAGCACAGGGTATTTCTCACCACAGGTGATGCCATCCTTGGAAACGATGTGTGGCACCAGTCAAAAAGCTGGGTAGTAGCCAAAGACAAATATTCAGGCGACCCGGGTGAGATTGATGTAACTCAATATGATGACCCGGAACTGGTACAGGCTGCCACTAATTTTCCCGGAGAACTAAAGAACAGAAGCATTGAAACCACCGGCAATGAGGGCACAGGTGTGGGCGAGCGGCTTATTGTAGTGGTTCGCAGAAACCATACTCTTTATTTACGTGAGCATGTATTGCTAAGCGGAAATATTATACTTGAGCCAGGGGCTAAGCTGGTCTTTAATAAAGAAAATGGCGACAAAGGCAGATTGGAAATGATTGATATGGGCGCTACAATATTTATGCGTGGCATGCCTGCTTCTGATATTTATTCCAATTCTACATATGATAGTGGCAACGCAGCTGACTTTTTGATGATTGGTCAGCAGAGCGTGAATCTTGAAAAAATAAATGGTTTGTGGATCAATGCGCTTCCTTCGCCAATGGCTGATTCAAAACTTGGTGTTATAGAAGTGCCCATTGATGCGGCATTTTTAAAATGTTTAACAAACGGAACCTGGTCAAAAGACGAAGTGTGGACAGTAGAGAAATTGATTACTATTCTTAAGTGCGCAAATCCTTATCTTCCATTGCCGGTAGAACTACTTAGCCTGAACGTAAGTACCAGGGAAGCTGAAGTACAACTGGATTGGGCTGTTGCTAACGAAAAAGATTTTAGCCACTATGAGGTAGAGTGGTCTGCAGATGCGCAAAATTTCTATTACGCTGGTACTGTTGCCGGAAAAGGTACAGAAAAAGGAACACCGCGTTACAACTTTCTACACCAGCCAGGGCAAACCGGCACACTTTACTATCGCTTACTGGCAGTTGATATAGACGGAGCGGTAGAAGATAAGGGTATGAGAGTAGTACGTTTAGGGGGAGAGGTATTCAATGTTTATGCCAGTCAGGGCCGCCTCCATATCAATTACAATGGGCCATCAAACAGCAATCTAGCTATCATGGATACGAGTGGCCGCCTGGTTTCCAATTCTTCTCTGGCGGCTGAGGGAATAGAAACAGCAGGACTTAGGCCTGGAATCTACATAGTGCAGATCAGTAATGTGCTTGAGAGGAAAACACAGCGTGTATTGATTTACTAA
- a CDS encoding nad-dependent epimerase/dehydratase (COG0451 Nucleoside-diphosphate-sugar epimerases) translates to MEKVLVIGANGQLGSELTNALRKKWGTTNVIASDIRLPQQQEAGDRFEILDALHKEELYKLIEKEGISHIYHLAAVLSATGEKNPHFAWKLNMESLLNVLEAGRELKISKIFWPSSIAIFGPDTPKQQVPQLTICNPTTIYGISKLAGEQWCEYYWRNWGVDVRSLRYPGLIGYKSLPGGGTTDYAVDIYHKALEGETYNCFLQQGTYLPMMYMPDAIQATLQLMDAPAPAITVRTSYNVGALSFAPEEIAAAIRTYIPDFRIQYQPDFRQKIADSWPDSIDDSQAHTDWGWQPAYTLDSMTADIVMNLKALKEEGHFA, encoded by the coding sequence ATGGAGAAAGTTTTGGTGATAGGGGCAAACGGCCAGTTGGGCAGTGAATTAACGAATGCCTTACGAAAGAAATGGGGAACAACCAATGTAATTGCCTCTGATATTCGCCTGCCTCAGCAGCAGGAAGCAGGTGACCGCTTTGAGATTCTCGATGCACTGCACAAAGAGGAACTCTACAAGCTTATAGAAAAAGAAGGCATTAGCCATATTTACCACCTGGCAGCCGTACTTTCTGCCACTGGCGAGAAAAACCCTCATTTTGCATGGAAGCTGAACATGGAAAGCCTGCTGAATGTGCTGGAGGCAGGCCGTGAACTGAAGATCAGTAAAATATTCTGGCCCAGCAGCATTGCCATATTTGGGCCGGACACGCCAAAGCAGCAGGTACCGCAGCTCACCATCTGCAACCCCACTACCATTTATGGTATTAGTAAACTGGCCGGTGAGCAGTGGTGTGAATACTACTGGAGAAACTGGGGGGTTGATGTGCGCAGCCTGCGCTACCCCGGTCTGATTGGCTACAAGTCCCTTCCCGGTGGCGGTACAACCGATTATGCGGTAGACATCTATCATAAGGCACTGGAGGGCGAAACCTACAACTGTTTTTTACAGCAGGGCACATACCTGCCCATGATGTACATGCCCGATGCCATTCAGGCTACCCTACAGTTAATGGATGCTCCTGCCCCTGCCATCACCGTACGCACCAGTTACAATGTAGGCGCGCTAAGTTTTGCGCCAGAAGAGATTGCTGCAGCCATCCGCACTTACATCCCGGACTTCAGGATCCAGTACCAGCCCGATTTTCGCCAAAAAATTGCCGACTCCTGGCCAGACAGCATAGACGACAGCCAGGCCCACACCGACTGGGGCTGGCAGCCCGCTTACACGCTGGACAGCATGACAGCCGATATAGTGATGAATCTGAAAGCCCTGAAGGAAGAAGGCCATTTTGCTTAG
- a CDS encoding 2-amino-3-ketobutyrate coenzyme A ligase (COG0156 7-keto-8-aminopelargonate synthetase and related enzymes), producing MYDTLKPVLQQELEKIKQAGLYKSERIITTPQGADIKTTTGTEVINFCANNYLGLSSHPVVLEAAKRTIDTHGYGMSSVRFICGTQDIHKELEQRIANFLGTEDTILYAAAFDANGGVFEPLFGPDDAIISDELNHASIIDGVRLCKAKRFRYKHNNMEDLEKQLQEADAAGAVQKIIVTDGVFSMDGTIAQLDKIVALAEKYKALVMSDESHSTGFMGNTGRGVHEHCDVIGRIDIITGTLGKALGGALGGFTTGRKEIIEMLRQRSRPYLFSNSLAPAIVGASIAVFDLLSSTTELRDKLMNSTRYFREKMTDAGFDIKPGEHPIVPIMLYEAPLAQQFAERLLEKGIYVIGFYYPVVPQGQARIRVQISAVHEQEHLDQAIEAFTEVGKELGVLK from the coding sequence ATGTACGATACCTTAAAACCCGTGCTGCAGCAGGAGCTGGAAAAGATCAAACAAGCTGGCTTGTATAAAAGTGAACGCATCATTACCACGCCACAGGGCGCCGATATCAAAACCACTACAGGCACAGAGGTAATCAATTTCTGCGCCAATAACTACCTGGGCTTATCATCGCACCCGGTGGTGCTGGAGGCTGCCAAGCGTACCATCGATACGCACGGCTATGGCATGTCGTCGGTGCGGTTTATTTGTGGCACCCAGGATATACACAAAGAGCTGGAACAGCGCATTGCTAACTTTTTAGGTACCGAAGATACTATTTTGTATGCTGCCGCTTTTGATGCCAACGGTGGTGTGTTTGAGCCTCTTTTCGGGCCCGATGATGCCATTATTTCGGATGAGCTGAACCATGCCTCAATTATTGATGGCGTGCGCCTGTGCAAGGCAAAGCGTTTCCGCTACAAGCACAACAATATGGAAGACCTGGAAAAGCAACTGCAGGAGGCAGATGCAGCAGGTGCCGTTCAGAAGATTATTGTTACAGATGGCGTTTTTTCCATGGATGGCACCATTGCACAGCTTGATAAAATTGTAGCCCTGGCAGAAAAATATAAAGCATTGGTGATGTCTGACGAAAGCCACAGCACCGGCTTTATGGGCAATACCGGCCGTGGTGTGCATGAACATTGTGATGTGATCGGCAGGATTGATATTATTACCGGTACGCTGGGCAAAGCCCTGGGAGGTGCCCTGGGAGGGTTTACCACAGGCCGCAAAGAAATTATTGAGATGCTACGGCAGCGCTCGCGTCCCTACCTGTTTTCCAACTCACTGGCTCCTGCTATTGTAGGGGCTTCTATTGCTGTTTTCGATTTGCTTAGCAGTACCACCGAGCTGCGTGATAAGCTGATGAACAGCACCCGCTACTTCAGGGAGAAGATGACGGACGCAGGCTTTGACATCAAGCCCGGCGAGCATCCCATTGTACCCATCATGCTATATGAAGCTCCGCTGGCGCAGCAGTTTGCAGAGCGACTGCTGGAAAAGGGTATTTATGTGATTGGCTTTTATTATCCGGTGGTACCGCAGGGGCAGGCCCGTATCAGGGTGCAGATTTCTGCCGTTCATGAACAGGAGCACCTGGATCAGGCCATAGAGGCCTTTACAGAAGTAGGTAAGGAGTTAGGCGTGCTGAAATAA
- a CDS encoding hypothetical protein (COG1624 Uncharacterized conserved protein): MILGFNIGFLEVDLVDILDIALVSFLLYQVYKLMRGSVAVKIFLGFLSLYLLFLVVNALEMELLSNILGQFMGVGFLAAIILFQQEIRKFLFMIGRTTIFNRENIFKGLPWRKNNRVADLNITPIIEAAKSLGATNTGALIVISKSSELKFYAESGDRIDAVISKRLLLSIFNKYSPLHDGAVIIYNKRVEAARCILPVTERENLPAQFGLRHRAAIGMSEATDTLILVVSEETGKISTVRNGIIHHNLSPQELRSKINAYLYEQEDDDDDDTTPVKKKKKNIKPATDEAPSTSASTSTSTQP; encoded by the coding sequence TTGATACTAGGTTTTAACATAGGGTTCCTGGAGGTAGACTTAGTCGATATACTCGACATAGCCCTGGTAAGTTTCTTATTGTACCAGGTGTACAAGCTTATGCGCGGCAGTGTGGCCGTAAAGATATTCCTTGGATTTCTTTCTCTGTATTTGCTGTTCCTGGTGGTTAATGCTCTTGAAATGGAGCTGCTCTCCAATATTCTGGGGCAATTTATGGGCGTTGGTTTTCTGGCGGCCATTATCCTGTTTCAGCAGGAGATCCGTAAGTTTCTCTTTATGATTGGCCGTACCACCATTTTTAACCGTGAAAATATTTTTAAAGGTTTGCCCTGGCGCAAAAACAACCGCGTTGCCGATCTTAACATCACTCCTATCATTGAAGCTGCAAAATCACTAGGTGCCACCAATACGGGCGCGCTTATTGTGATCAGCAAAAGCTCGGAGCTGAAATTTTATGCCGAGTCGGGCGACCGGATCGATGCCGTGATCAGCAAAAGATTACTACTTAGCATATTTAATAAATACAGCCCGCTGCACGATGGCGCTGTTATTATTTACAATAAGCGTGTAGAAGCAGCCCGCTGCATATTACCGGTAACTGAACGGGAAAACCTGCCGGCGCAGTTTGGCCTGCGTCACCGTGCAGCCATTGGTATGTCTGAGGCTACGGATACGCTTATACTGGTGGTTTCAGAAGAAACCGGAAAAATCTCCACAGTCCGCAATGGTATTATTCATCACAACCTCTCGCCGCAGGAGCTGCGCTCTAAAATTAACGCTTACCTGTACGAGCAGGAAGATGATGATGACGATGATACTACACCAGTAAAAAAGAAAAAGAAAAACATTAAACCTGCTACGGACGAGGCCCCTTCCACAAGCGCCAGCACATCAACCTCTACACAACCTTAG
- a CDS encoding dihydropteroate synthase (COG0294 Dihydropteroate synthase and related enzymes), translating to MGILNITPDSFYAGSRAMEEKKLLEQAGRMLADGADLLDVGGYSTRPGAAEVPAEEELKRVVWAVITLLDHFPEALISVDTFRSAVARAGIEAGAAMINDISGGSLDEQMFPTVASLQVPYVLMHMRGNPQTMIGLNQYDDLAKEIIDYFAIRLNKLRQIGVKDIVVDPGFGFAKNIRQNYKLLNHMRLLKALDVPLLVGISRKSLIWKSLGISPEEAGNGTTVLNTLALERGAFILRVHDVKQAAETIKLWGLIKANA from the coding sequence ATGGGTATACTCAACATCACCCCTGATTCTTTCTATGCCGGCAGCCGTGCCATGGAAGAAAAAAAATTGCTGGAGCAGGCAGGGCGAATGCTGGCCGATGGTGCCGACCTGCTGGATGTTGGCGGCTATTCTACCAGACCAGGCGCTGCAGAAGTACCTGCAGAAGAGGAGCTGAAAAGGGTGGTTTGGGCAGTAATTACTCTCTTAGATCATTTCCCGGAGGCCCTGATTTCTGTAGATACTTTTAGATCTGCTGTAGCCCGTGCAGGTATAGAAGCAGGTGCCGCAATGATTAACGACATTAGCGGCGGCAGCCTTGATGAGCAGATGTTCCCTACGGTTGCCAGCCTGCAGGTACCCTATGTGCTGATGCACATGCGCGGTAACCCGCAAACAATGATCGGCCTGAATCAATATGATGATTTAGCGAAAGAAATTATTGATTATTTTGCCATAAGGCTCAACAAATTAAGACAAATAGGGGTAAAAGATATTGTGGTGGATCCTGGATTTGGCTTTGCTAAGAATATTCGGCAAAACTATAAACTGCTCAATCACATGCGGCTCCTGAAGGCGCTGGATGTACCGCTGTTGGTGGGTATAAGCCGCAAATCACTGATCTGGAAAAGTCTGGGCATTTCGCCGGAAGAAGCCGGTAACGGCACTACTGTATTAAATACATTAGCACTGGAAAGAGGCGCCTTCATCTTACGTGTACATGATGTAAAACAGGCAGCAGAAACAATCAAATTGTGGGGATTAATTAAAGCAAACGCTTGA
- a CDS encoding DoxX family protein, protein MALLRLVARWFVGVLFIISGLIKINDPVGTQIKLEEYFEVFASTFTPAFHALVPAALVLSVVLSVLEVVLGVALLLKFRPRITTAVLLVTIVFFTALTLFSAVTGKVTDCGCFGDALVLTPWQSFMKDLVLLVLILILFFAYRRKGPEAPELHPTPGAGLWVLTTGLISIAIAIIAIEHLPYIDFRAYKEGVHIPTAMQPSEPYRYTYIMAKGGRDYELTDYPDAAEGYEYKDIRLLNPEAAPKITDFSIWNKEGDLTQQVLEGKKLLIIVHKVDDADTDNISAINRLAQSLRGRAETLVVTSSDEASYEAFRHQHQIAVPYAFADATLLKTIMRSNPGLVLLKDGTVLKKWHHNDTPDATEVLQLLNR, encoded by the coding sequence ATGGCATTGCTTAGGCTTGTTGCCCGCTGGTTTGTGGGCGTTTTATTCATTATTTCCGGCTTGATCAAGATCAACGATCCGGTAGGCACCCAAATTAAGCTCGAAGAGTATTTTGAGGTTTTTGCCTCAACATTTACTCCTGCTTTTCATGCGCTGGTGCCTGCTGCGCTGGTGCTTTCAGTAGTGTTGAGTGTTCTTGAAGTGGTGCTGGGGGTGGCCCTCCTGCTCAAGTTCAGGCCCAGAATTACCACCGCTGTGCTGCTGGTAACCATTGTTTTTTTTACAGCGCTTACCTTGTTTTCGGCTGTAACGGGCAAAGTTACCGACTGCGGCTGCTTTGGCGATGCCCTGGTGCTAACCCCCTGGCAGAGCTTTATGAAGGACCTGGTGCTGCTGGTGTTAATCTTGATCTTGTTTTTTGCCTACAGAAGGAAGGGCCCCGAAGCGCCTGAATTACACCCAACCCCCGGTGCGGGACTATGGGTGCTTACCACAGGCCTCATATCCATTGCAATTGCCATTATTGCCATTGAGCACCTACCCTATATTGATTTCAGGGCTTATAAAGAAGGGGTGCACATCCCAACAGCCATGCAGCCTTCGGAGCCATATCGTTATACCTACATTATGGCAAAGGGAGGCAGGGATTATGAACTGACCGATTATCCCGATGCCGCAGAAGGCTATGAATACAAAGACATCCGCTTGCTAAACCCTGAAGCAGCACCAAAAATAACAGACTTTAGTATCTGGAATAAGGAAGGTGACCTCACGCAGCAGGTATTGGAAGGCAAAAAGCTGCTGATCATCGTCCATAAGGTAGATGATGCCGATACCGATAATATATCTGCCATCAACAGGCTGGCACAAAGCCTGAGGGGGCGTGCAGAAACCCTGGTAGTGACCTCTTCCGATGAAGCATCTTATGAGGCATTCAGGCACCAGCACCAGATAGCGGTTCCCTATGCTTTTGCGGATGCTACACTGCTGAAAACAATTATGCGCTCAAATCCCGGACTGGTGTTGCTAAAGGATGGTACCGTGCTTAAAAAATGGCACCACAACGATACGCCGGATGCTACCGAAGTACTGCAACTCCTGAATCGCTAA
- a CDS encoding dipeptide ABC transporter permease (COG0601 ABC-type dipeptide/oligopeptide/nickel transport systems, permease components), producing MLGFIGRRLGYGFLVLLGVVLVVFFLFHALPGDPVAMMAGQRTDVATREAIQKELGLDKPLGEQLRLYMKDLSPLAIHEKGAEAQKKYGYIPLTSVGDEEVLALKSPYLRRSFQTNKEVSEILLENVESTLWLALAAMAFATVLGIAFGVVAALKQNTFTDHFIVTSSVLGISVPSFVSAIVIAMVFGYYLSDYTGLNLTGQLWVNHPFHGRTLHIENLILPAFTLGLRPLAIITQLTRSSMLEVLSQDYIRTARAKGLRYYRVISKHALKNALNPVLTAVSGWLASLMAGAFFVELIFDWKGLGFVTLKAVQSLDFPVVMGSTLFIASIFVVVNIFVDVLYAALDPRVRLNS from the coding sequence ATGCTTGGCTTTATTGGAAGGCGTTTAGGGTATGGTTTTCTGGTATTGCTGGGTGTGGTGCTGGTGGTCTTTTTTCTGTTTCATGCCCTGCCAGGAGACCCGGTGGCCATGATGGCCGGGCAGCGTACAGATGTTGCTACCCGCGAAGCAATTCAAAAAGAGCTGGGTCTGGATAAACCCCTTGGTGAGCAGCTGCGCCTGTACATGAAAGACCTCTCTCCGCTGGCCATCCATGAAAAGGGAGCGGAAGCCCAGAAAAAATATGGTTATATTCCGCTTACTTCAGTAGGAGATGAGGAGGTGCTGGCGCTAAAATCGCCCTACCTGCGCCGTTCTTTTCAAACCAATAAGGAAGTATCTGAAATACTGCTGGAAAACGTAGAAAGTACCCTTTGGCTGGCGCTCGCAGCCATGGCCTTTGCTACCGTGCTAGGCATTGCCTTTGGTGTAGTGGCAGCCCTGAAGCAAAATACTTTTACCGATCATTTTATTGTTACCAGCTCGGTATTGGGCATTTCCGTGCCCTCCTTTGTGTCGGCCATTGTCATTGCCATGGTATTCGGCTATTATCTTAGCGATTATACAGGCCTGAATTTAACGGGGCAGCTGTGGGTGAATCATCCTTTTCACGGGCGTACGCTCCATATTGAAAATCTTATTTTACCTGCTTTTACCCTTGGATTGCGGCCCCTGGCAATCATCACGCAACTAACCCGCAGCTCCATGCTGGAGGTGCTTTCGCAAGACTATATCCGCACAGCCCGGGCAAAGGGGCTCCGGTATTACCGGGTTATCAGCAAACATGCGCTAAAGAATGCCCTGAACCCCGTTCTCACGGCAGTATCAGGCTGGCTGGCTTCCCTGATGGCCGGTGCTTTTTTTGTTGAACTGATTTTCGACTGGAAGGGACTGGGCTTTGTAACCCTTAAGGCGGTACAGAGCCTTGATTTCCCGGTGGTGATGGGCTCTACCCTGTTTATTGCCTCTATATTTGTGGTAGTAAATATTTTTGTAGATGTTTTATATGCGGCTCTGGATCCGCGTGTTCGCCTGAACTCATGA
- a CDS encoding shikimate kinase (COG0703 Shikimate kinase), which translates to MSNKAVLVLMGMPGSGKTTLGKALAQKLRIPFRDLDVLLEEQEGCTIPELFERKGEEYFRKQESTLLKQVLAGTEPLVLATGGGTPCFFDNIAYIGKLAQSVYLEVAWPLLAQRLALQPGQRPLLKDVSLDAMSRALEEKFGWRIPYYEQADIKLSIRDGQSAEALTGQLLPLIGK; encoded by the coding sequence ATGAGCAACAAAGCTGTATTAGTACTGATGGGGATGCCAGGCAGCGGTAAAACAACCCTTGGCAAAGCGCTGGCGCAAAAGCTAAGAATCCCTTTCCGGGATCTGGATGTGCTGCTGGAGGAGCAGGAAGGCTGTACCATTCCCGAATTATTTGAGCGTAAGGGTGAGGAGTATTTCAGAAAGCAAGAGTCGACCCTGCTGAAACAGGTGCTGGCTGGTACTGAACCTTTGGTATTGGCAACCGGTGGCGGCACTCCCTGTTTTTTTGATAATATAGCGTACATTGGCAAGTTGGCGCAGAGTGTATACCTGGAGGTAGCCTGGCCCCTGCTGGCCCAGCGCCTTGCCCTGCAACCAGGCCAGAGGCCCCTGCTTAAAGATGTAAGCCTTGATGCAATGAGCAGGGCTTTAGAAGAAAAGTTTGGCTGGAGAATTCCCTATTATGAGCAGGCTGATATAAAGCTCTCCATCAGGGATGGGCAATCTGCAGAAGCGCTGACCGGGCAGTTATTACCGCTGATTGGAAAATAA